The following coding sequences are from one Diabrotica virgifera virgifera chromosome 2, PGI_DIABVI_V3a window:
- the LOC126879649 gene encoding uncharacterized protein LOC126879649 isoform X1, whose product MSLMCSMGFASGLIGGQSRASTPTFSKYCITVPAVCARALSCISTKLSYPMKQAQRKTCSSMMFGLFSGGGSSEAPVQQPPQQVAPQQQYAGTGAAGEQGPCSWEIKQFLQCSSTQSDLSLCQGFNEALQQCKVRNSKY is encoded by the exons ATGTCCCTCATGTGTTCTATGGGATTTGCATCGGGGCTCATTGGTGGCCAGTCTAGAGCCTCAACCCCAACATTCTCAAAATATTGTATAACTGTTCCTGCGGTATGTGCACGAGCATTATCATGCATTAGCACAAAGTTATCATACCCAATGAAGCAGGCACAAAGAAAAACATGCTCTTCAATGATGTTCG GATTGTTCAGTGGTGGTGGATCAAGTGAAGCACCTGTCCAACAGCCACCACAACAAGTAGCACCCCAACAACAGTATGCTGGGACAGGAGCAGCTGGAGAACAAGGCCCATGTTCTTGGGAAATTAAGCAATTTTTACAATGTTCATCTACACAGTCTGATTTGTCATTATGCCAAGGATTCAATGAAGCTCTACAACAATGCAAAGTTAGAAACAGTAAGTATTGA